In Nerophis ophidion isolate RoL-2023_Sa linkage group LG02, RoL_Noph_v1.0, whole genome shotgun sequence, one DNA window encodes the following:
- the terf2ip gene encoding telomeric repeat-binding factor 2-interacting protein 1 gives MKMVSNISPVLFVDMEGNPMSFYLRPGTTKKELQPLIKAGGGIACNILVPGSILLIDPKEQGTISPRVVHRYVSIKYVHDCMKKGQQLNIEDYRMNPENVSQGSASKSNETNRRSPAASGGKLAYSADEDAAILSYVSQRKSEVKGNSLWKQMENEEVTIHTWQSMKSRYHQKLSSKQSEAEEVETPGEVTKGDGEAEGAGNSPGEVDDDPPLPQMHTRELLSSDDLTQIEDLRQLSAEESPQQEKGKPPAEKCVQATTAEQEKRDSSQTEEIIDREDDQSQEFLQAENYSDDRGPSQSEPESDTLFSANLTDTDEENGKLHLPIRRSRCRRLELEAEPYNQKLQSSSSSSAAAAQSSAPSPLTPSPRRTRSATSASQKDTGEEPPSKKTKEIAEAAESQKEEEDHLIHEECESVQKKKKEKVLGILAMAAREFESSDSESTEEHFHTPTEQPYVLTAIAASIAAGAVADQFDPDLLVQGPSAQETSREAEPALEPSCVKAATVASKAHPFILEGVSHQEDAARPDPIEEEAESLSQAHLEEDKQRITELMNLTNKDLMAVTLALLKTSGDFSAASRLLLDPSSIAGPFWDPRDDSLLLSEDPAAHQQLQKKYSDMGLAKRMLFLELRR, from the exons ATGAAGATGGTGTCCAACATCTCACCGGTTCTCTTCGTGGATATGGAGGGCAACCCTATGAGTTTTTATTTGCGACCAGGCACCACCAAGAAGGAGCTCCAGCCCCTCATCAAAGCTGGGGGAGGAATAGCATGCAACATCCTGGTGCCAGGATCCATTTTATTGATTGACCCCAAGGAACAAGGCACCATTAGTCCGCGTGTAGTCCACCG GTATGTGTCCATCAAGTACGTCCACGATTGTATGAAGAAAGGCCAGCAGCTGAACATCGAAGACTACAGAATGAATCCTGAAAATGTCTCGCAAGGCTCTGCTTCCAAATCCAATGAAACCAACAGAAGGTCTCCCGCAGCTTCAGGAG GCAAGCTGGCGTATTCCGCGGACGAGGACGCCGCCATTCTGAGCTACGTGAGCCAGCGAAAGTCtgaagttaaaggaaacagcctTTGGAAGCAGATGGAAAATGAGGAAGTGACCATTCACACTTGGCAGTCGATGAAATCCCGTTACCATCAGAAATTAAGTAGTAAGCAATCAGAAGCTGAGGAGGTGGAAACACCTGGAGAGGTCACCAAG GGCGATGGCGAAGCCGAAGGGGCAGGAAATTCTCCCGGTGAAGTAGATGACGACCCCCCACTTCCTCAAATGCACACCCGCGAGCTTCTCTCCAGTGATGATCTAACTCAG ATTGAAGACCTCAGACAACTCAGTGCTGAAGAATCTCCCCAGCAAGAAAAGGGGAAACCACCAGCAGAGAAATGCGTGCAAGCAACTACTGCAGAACAAGAAAAGCGAGACTCCTCGCAGACCGAGGAAATTATTGATCGAGAAGATGATCAGTCACAAGAATTTTTGCAAGCTGAAAATTATTCGGACGACAGAGGACCAAGCCAGTCCGAGCCTGAAAGCGACACCCTCTTTTCAGCTAATTTGACAGATACGGACGAAGAAAATGGAAAACTGCACTTGCCTATACGCAGATCACGCTGCAGAAGGTTAGAGCTGGAGGCTGAACCCTACAATCAAAAGCtccaatcatcatcatcatcatccgcaGCAGCTGCACAGTCATCGGCACCCTCTCCTCTCACCCCGTCACCCCGTCGGACCAGGTCAGCCACATCCGCTTCTCAGAAAGACACGGGAGAGGAGCCTCCTTCTAAAAAAACGAAAGAGATTGCAGAAGCAGCAGAAAGTCAAAAAGAGGAGGAAGATCATCTTATCCACGAGGAGT GTGAATCCgtgcaaaaaaagaagaaagagaaAGTTCTGGGGATTCTTGCTATGGCAGCAAGAGAGTTTGAATCCAGTGACAGTGAG TCTACTGAAGAACATTTCCACACGCCCACCGAACAGCCTTACGTGCTGACCGCCATTGCTGCGAGCATAGCTGCAGGCGCTGTTGCCGACCAGTTTGACCCCGACCTTCTCGTGCAAGGTCCAAGCGCTCAGGAGACTTCACGAGAGGCTGAGCCAGCTCTTGAGCCGAGCTGTGTCAAAGCCGCTACCGTGGCGTCCAAAGCTCACCCCTTCATTCTTGAAGGTGTGTCTCACCAAGAAGACGCGGCTCGGCCCGACCCGATAGAGGAAGAGGCAGAGTCCCTCAGTCAGGCCCACTTAGAGGAGGACAAGCAGCGAATCACAGAGCTGATGAATCTCACAAACAAG GACTTGATGGCTGTCACCTTAGCTTTGCTAAAGACAAGTGGCGACTTCTCGGCGGCCTCCCGCCTGCTTTTGGACCCCTCATCCATCGCCGGACCTTTTTGGGATCCCCGTGACGACAGCCTCCTGCTCTCAGAGGACCCCGCCGCCCATCAGCAGCTGCAAAAAAAGTACAGTGACATGGGCTTGGCCAAACGAATGTTGTTTCTCGAGTTACGGCGGTGA